The nucleotide sequence CAGGGCACGAAGGGCGAGCAGAACGAAACCAAGTTGCCGGGTGATGTACGCACGCCCTGGTGGGCGATCCTGATGCCGGCATGGCCGGGGATAGTGCTGCGCACATCCGACATCATCACGGACGACCTTGGCCGGCACTACATCGTTTCCAGCGCCGAATTGACCGACATGGGCTGGCGGCTTACCGCCATGCAAGCACAGGTGTGATATGGACGTGAAGAGACTCAAGATCGTGAGCGATGGCACGCCGCACGGCACTCGTGTTTACGATGCGGACGGGAAACTGATCACGGCCCCCATTACCAGAATCTGCTGGGAGATCACTGCCCCGCATGGTGCGGTTGTTCAGGTCGAGTTCCTTGCCGAGATCGAGGTGATCGGCGAGGTGCAAAGTGGCTGACGTTTCCGATGTGCTCAACGCTCTGGCCGGCCTCGTTGCCGTCGCGGTATATCCAAACGGCACAGCCCAGCCCAGCGCCTGCGGCGCACCGGTGAAGGTTTACCCAGGCTGGCCGGTACCGAACGTGCTGGAAGCCGACCTGAAGGCCGGAAATGTGCATGTCAGCGTCTACTCGCTCCCGACCGAGCGGAAAACCAGCCGCCACATCGGGCGGCCGTGGGTGGTGACCAATGCCGGCACGCCGACGCTGACGGCCACCGCCAACCTCAACCAGGTGACGTTCGGCGGCACGGTGGCGGTACCGCAGAATCTGTACCTTCTGATCAACGGCAAGGGCTACGCCTACGCCGTGCAGCCGGCTGACACGCTGGCCAGCATCGCCACCGCCTTCGCAACGCTGCTGCAGGCCGATTTCCCAGCCGCCAGCAACGCCGGCACCTTGTTGACCATTCCCGGCGCGTACAGCGTGATTGCTCGCGTCGGCGCGGTAGGCACGGCAATGCGCGAGCTCAAACGGCAGGAAAAGCAGTTCCAGATCACCGTTTGGGCACCCACACCGACGCTAAGGGATGCGGTAGCAGGCCCGGTCGATGTTGCGCTGGCTGTATCGAGCGATCTGGCGTTCACCGACGGCTCGCACGGCATCCTGCTGTACAGCCACTCCAACCAGACCGACCAGAACGAGAAAGCCGGGCTATACCGGCGCGACCTGATCTACACGGTCGACTACGCCACCACCCAAACCGCCGCGGCGCCGCAGGTTATCGCCCCGGTACTCAACGTCATCAACCAGAACAGCGGCCAGACCATCCGCACCATTCAGGAGTAACCCATGGCAGACAAACAACCCGATGGCGCCATCAAGCTGGTGGTGAAGCACGCCTTTGCCGACTACCAGGTTGGCGACCAGATCACCGACCCGGCCGAGGTTCAGAAGATCCTGACCGGCGAGACCGCTGTCTACGTGCTGAAAACCGCTGCGTAACCCGTAACCATCACCCCGTGAACCCGCCTCTGTGGCGGGTTTTTTCATTTGGAGGACAGCCATGCCCATTTACCCGGCAGGCAGTTTGAACACGGCGGCGTTGACCGCTCCGGACCTGTACGTCCAGATCGTCCCGCCCAAAACCCGCTACATCAACGGTGTGGCCACTGACATCCTGGGTATCGTGGGCGTGGCCTCTTGGGGCGCAGTCAACTCCCCGATGCTGATTGGCGGCCCCGGCGACGCATCTCAGAAGATCGGCACCCAGCAGGTGCGCAAGTACGACCTGGCTTCCGCTGTCGCCCTTTCCATCCAGTTGGGCGCATCGAACATCCGTGCTGTGCGCGTGACCGATGGCACTGACGTTGCGGCTACGTCTACCCTGAAGGACACCGCCGCCGCCACTGGCATGACACTGACGGCCTATTACACCGGCACGCTGGGTAACTCCCTGTCGGCCGTGCTGACAGCCGGCACTGCTAACGGCTCGTGGAAACTGACGGTTACCCTGCCTGGCGTGGCTCCCGAGGTGTTCGACAACATCACCGGCAGTGGCCTGGCGCTCTGGCAAGCCATTGTCAGCGCAGTGAACAACGGCCAGTCCGGCATTCGTGGACCTTCTCAGCTGGTTGTTGCCACTGTCGGTGCCTCCAGCGTGGCGCCGCAGCAAACCAGCGGCTCCCAGACCGCCACCTTCACGAGTGGCACCGATGGCGCTACTACGATTACTGACGCGACCCTGGTGGGCGTGGATGGCGTGGTGGCTTCGGCCCGCAAGGGCATGTACGCCCTGCGAGGCACTGGCTGCCAGACCGCCAACCTTGTCGACCTGACCGACTCGACGCAATGGCCAACCATGCTGACCTTCGGCCAGTCTGAAGGCGTCTATGTGGTGACACAAGGCCCGGCTGGCGCGAGTTACGCGACGGTTTCCACCTCGCTGAACACGGCCGGTTGCGACGGCTACGGCCTCAAGGTGCTGGTGGGCGACTGGGTGTATTGGTACGACCAGGTGAATGGCCAGAGCCGCATGATGGCCCCGGCAACGTTCTCTGCTGCGGAAATCGCCGCACTGGCACCGCATCAGTCCCCGCTCAACAAGCCGCTCCGTAATGCCGTTTCGACCCAGCGTGTCATGGCGCAGCAGGCATACAGCCAAGCCGAAATCGGCGCGATCAACACCGCACGGCTGGATGTCATCACCAACCCGTGCCCGGGCGGCAACTACTACGGCCACCGCTCCGGCCTAAACTGCTCCAGCAACCCGACCCAAAACGGCGACAACTACACGCGGATGACCAACTTCATCTCGCTGACGTTGGCTTCCTCGTTTGGCGGGGTGGTTGGCCAGAACCAGACCACAGACCTGCGCCGCCAGACCAAATCGACCATGGAGAGCTTCCTCCAGACGCTGGTCGATCAGGGCATGATCGGCGACCCGAACGGTGGCCCGGCTTTCTCGGTGCAGATCGACAAGACGAACAACCCGGACAGCCGCGTGGCGCTGGGCTACATGCAGGCCGATGTGCAGGTCAAGTACCTGTCCGTGGTGCGCTACTTCCTGATCAACCTGGAAGGTGGCCAGTCTGTGACCGTCAACGTCTCCAACAACCCGCGCTCGTAAGCGCTGAACTCAACAACAAGCCCCTCCCTGCGAGGGGCTTTCTCTTTGGGAGAAACGCATGCTTGGTGGATACAACACCGGCAAGGACGTGGCGCTGGACATCAACGGCCCCTACGGCCCGATCCGTATCAGCAAGATCATGTCCTTCGATTCCAAGCCGAAAACGACCAGCACGGAACTCACCCCGCTCAACGGCCAGACCGACGAGCTGCTGGTGCCGAAGGGCTGGACCGGCTCGTTCGAGGTGGAGCGCACCGACGCCACCCTGGACAAGTACTGGGCCAAGTTCGAAGACGACTACTACAACGGCGTCCCGCAGCCTGCCGCGACCATTACCGAGACCATCAGCGAAACCGACGGCAGCACGACCACTTTCCGTTACGTGAACGTGATCCTGAAGCTGGAAGACGCCGGTAAGAAGGAAGGCGACAAGACCATCCGCCAGTCCGTGTCCTTCACTGCTCGCCGGCGCGTGCTGGTCAGCTAACCCCCTTTGGCGTGGCAGCCCGGCAGGGTGTGGGATTTCGTCACCCCACGGCCACGCCTACCTGACGACTCATGACGAGAGGACAAAGCAATGACCAAAATGACCGTACACGAAGAAGCAAATACCGAAGTCCGCGAAAAGGCCAAGCCCAAGTTCGAAAGCGTGACCGACAGCCTCGGCCGCGTCATTCAGTTGCGTGAACTGGATCCGCTGCAGCAGGCCCGGCTGGTGATGGCTGTGGGTGGAGAGAACGCCGCCAACCAGGTCTACATGAACAGCTTCGCCATTCCAGCGGCCATGGTGGCTCACATCGACGAAGACTTCTTCGGCTTTCCGGCCAACGTCCGCCAAGTTGAGGACATGTTGAAGCAGCTTGGTAGCGAAGGGATGGCGGCAATCAACCTGCACCTGCTGCAGAAGTACGAAGCAGCCAAAAAAGAAATCGAACAGGCCGCACAGGATGCTGAACGGGCCGCCGCAAAAAACTAGCGCAGAACCCCGATTTTCGTAGCCGCTGCTGGCTTCTGAAAAACGGGGTTCCGTTCGACAGAGTATTTGATGTTGACCGGCTGATGCCGCATGAGAGGACCGCGATGCATGTGACCTTCGCGGAATTCGAAGGCAATGTATTCGATTGGTCGTCGATGAAATTCAAGGAGCGCAAGGATGGAGTTTAAAAGTCTAGGAGACTTGGCTCTCCATCTTGCATCCCTGCCGGCCGTTCAGGTTCATGAGCTTCAAACAGGGCTCGAACGTTGCGCAGTGAAGATCGAGAAAACAGCCAAGGACGAGATCGGCCATTACCAGGGTGCCGTGGGGCCTTTCCAGTCCTGGGCAGAACTGGCCGAATCGACCGAGGAGGAGAAGGCCAGGCTTGGCTACCCGGCCGACGCTCCGCTTGAGCGCACCCGCGCAATGGCCAATGAGATCAAGCACGAGGTGAACGGGCTGGAGGCGGTGATAGGCGCGACCGATACGCCTGCTGGCAGGATCCTGGTGTATCACGAGTTCGGCACGGAGAAGATGCCACCGCGTCCGGTGCTGGGTCCGGCCGCTTTCCGAAACAAGGAATTTATTCTGCGAACGATTGGGCGAGCGACGGTGTTAGGTCTGATTGGTGGAGAACGGATTCACCCAGCGCTGGGTTACGACCAGTAAGGCTAGCTTTACCAGTAGTAGTGAAGCCAGACCCCGAATGCAATGAAGCCTGCCCCCACCAAAAGCGCGAATCTATTTGCCGTTGTTTCGCCCGCGCCGTGTTTCTTGGCTATCTGAATTGCATTACCGGTTGAGGCGAGCGCTACGAAGATATAGAGAATCCATCCGGTCATATTGGAATCACCCAGCGATTGCTGCTTTGAGCACGTAGTAGAGCATCATCAGGACGCCGCCCAATAATGGCAACGCTACGGCCATGAACGCCAAGAATAACAAGGCCCCGCAGAACAAATACCAAAGCTGACCGATGGTCGGCTTTTTTATTGGCGTCACATCAATCACGTTCGGTCCGAATTCATCGTCGTAAGCCGGCCGTGGATCCGACCAGTAGTGCATCTTGAAGCGCGGCATGCCTCGCATGACAGCCTCCCAATTCATTGACATTTGGATATTAGCATGTTCGAAGCCTACTCCGTCGCAATCAAGCTATCGCTGATCAACAACGTCAGCAGCGGCCTACTGGCAATCACCAAAAACCTGCAATCGGCCCATATCAGCGCTGGAGAGCTGGAAAAACGGCTGCAATCCATCGGCAAACAGGCCGCACTGGGCGGCATCATGTTCGGCGGTGGCCTGGCCATCGCCTCGATGTTCAAAGGCCCGATCGATAAGGCCATCGAATACCAGCGCGAGGTTGCCAAGTTGCGCCAAATGGGCCTTGGTGACGCCCAAATTGCAGACGCGCAGAAGTTCGTCCAGGCAAACAAGATCATCGGCAGCTCGGTGCTCGAGCGAATGAAGCTCTTCACTGATGCTCAGGGCGCCTTCCGTGAGTCCGGCATGAGTGGCGCGCATGCGCTGGAAGCCGCCAAGGTGATGGCGCCCATTCTGACCAGCTACCAAGTGGCTACGCGCACACTGGACGGTGAGAAGAAATCTGCCGCCGAGCACGGCATGATGTCGCTCAACCGGCTGGTCGAACAGATGGGCGGTCTGAACGATCCGAGACGCGCGGCGCAAATCGTAGACGCTGCATTCAAGTCGGTGGCAGCATCCGGCCGCATGATCACCCCGGACCAGCTACGCCAGTTCCGCAGCTATGGCGGCACGGCCGTGGCGAACTACAAGGACCTTTCGGTGTTTGCCGGCCTTGAGCCGATCATCGGCGAACTGAAGGGCAGCACCACAGGCATGGGGCTGCGAACCGCATATGGTCGCCTGCAGGGACTGATCAAGCCACCGAACCAGCTTCTACACGAGGCCATCCGGCTAGGAATCTGGGATCAGAATCAGGTCGTATTCAACTCGCAAGGCGGCATCAAGCGACTAAAAGGTAATCCGCTGAAAAGTGGCTATGCCGACTTGATGAACTCCGACCCGGTGGCCTTCGCTGAAAAGATGATGGAGGTCTATCGATCAAAGGGGATCGTCAACCAGGCGGACATATCGCGCGAGAACACGCTTCTCTTCGGCACCAATGGTTCCAAGATCTACGACCTGATCATGCGGCAAATGCCGGTTTTGAAGCGGTCAGAGAACGCATTCCTGGCGGCCCATGGCATCAATCAGACCAACAAGGAAAACGCGAACTCGCCGATGATGCAGATCGAGCGCTTCCATAAGGCTCTCGACGATCTTGGCTTGGCTGTCGGCAAAAATGTTCTGCCGGTCTTCATCCCCATGATTCACGACCTGACGGACATGGCCGTAGAGTTGGGCAAGTACCCGCGCCTTATTAAGGGGGTGACCCTCTCTCTGATTGGGCTCTCCAGCTTTCTGATGGCCGGTGGATTGATAAACGGAATTGCAGCGGCCGGCAAAGCTTTTGGGCTGCTCTATACGACCATGGGCGGCCTGCCTGCGGCTGCGGCGGGGGCAAGGCTGGGCTTTACGGCCCTTGGCGTCGTCCTTAACTCCTCAGTCACCCAGATCGGCTTGGTGAAGGGAGCGTTTGCGGCCTTTGCCGCCTATCAATTCGGCCATATGGTCGGCACATGGCTGAACGACAACGTCCTCAGCCCGCTGATTTCGTTCTTCACGAATGGTAAGTCGCTAACCCTGGGGGGCTGGGCCTACAACACGTTCCACGGCGATGACTCCGACAAACTCGGTCCGATGCGCTATGACATCAAAAACGGCCATGCCGTGCCGGTGCCCCCGAAGCAACCGGTCGTTGTGACCATCAACCAGCCGATAAACCTGGATGGCAAAAAGATCGCCCAAAACACCACGATGCACCAGGCGCGCGAAGCCAGCATGCCATTAACCGGCATGCGCGGCTTTGATGCCCTGAGCCAGGTCATTCTGCCAACGACGCCAAGCAGCATGTATCCAAGGGGGTGATGTGAGCATTCTCGACAACTTCGCCCCAGGGGGAGATCCGTTCGGCACCCGCGTCCTGCTGGGCAACTTCGAATTTCAGGGAATCGAGATTCCGGAGTCCGCCACGCCGGGCGCGGGCAGCCAGCAGACTGTTCTGCACCGACTGGTGGGTGGCAAGCGCATCTATGACGTGACCGGGGTGGATTACGATCCGATCACCTGGTCTGGCTGGTTTACGGGCGCGGACGCTGGCAACCGGGTCAAGGCCCTTGAGGTGATGCGCGACAAGGGCGACCCCGTCACCCTGGTGCTGGATGACTATTCATTCAAGGTGCTGCTCAAACGATTTGTGCCGCGGTTCGAGCACAAATACCGCCGTGCCTACTCGCTGGAACTGGAAGTCATCGAGCGGCTGGATGCCCCGAATGCAGTCAACAGCTTGGTCGGCTCTCTGGATGCCCTGGTCAACAGTGATGTTGGCGACCTGCTGGGCCTGTCCAGCGTGGTCAACATAGCCGCGGTCACCAGCGCTATCGCGTCGGTGCAGTCCGCTGTCGCACAGGTACAAGGCATTGCCAATGCCACGGTGCAGACGGTGCAAACCATCGTCCGGCCGATTGTGGCTGCACAGCAGCTGATCAGCAGCACGATTTCCCAGGTATCGGCGGCCGTGAATGACATCACCACGCTCGGCGGCTTGGTGCCAGGCAACCCGGTTTCGAAAACGGCCGCCAACGTGCTGCGGCAAGTGCAAGCTGCCACACAGCTCCCTGCCCTGTACCAGATGCAAGGCATCCTCGGGCGCCTGCAAACCAACGTGCTGTCCGGCCCGCTGGCCAATGGCATCACGACGGTGACAACGGGCGGTACCAGCCTGCAGCGTTTGGCATCGGATGCTTATGGTGATCAGTCGAAATGGACCACCATCGCCGCTGCCAACAATATGACCGACCCGCAGGTAACCGGCATTCAGCAGGTGAAGATCCCGCGAGGTGTGTAGATGGATTTGAACAATCCGGTAGTAACCCCAGACGCCCGGCACATTGTCGGGCGTTTGCTTTTGAACGGGATCGAAGTGCCGTTTGTGTCGGCCGACGTGGACTCAAACGCCTTTTATTCGGCAGACACCTTCTCTGCCGTGTTCGCCCTGTCGGCCATGCCCCCGGGCATGGACCTGCTTGGCTGGTGGAGCGATCAAACGAGCATCGAGGTGTCCATCGCTGTTGGCATCCTGAGCCCCAATACGACGGACTGGGAGACCTTGATTGTCGGCGGTGTCGACCGCTGGACTTTCCAGCCGGCTCGCTTTGAGGTGCGCGTAGAGGGCCGGGATTACACGGCCAAGCTGATTGACGCCAAGACCAGCGAGGTGTTCAAGAACCTGACCACCAGCCAACTGGCCACCCAGCTTGCGCAGCGACATGGTTTGACGCCGGTGGTCACGGCCACACAGACCACCGTCGGGAGCATTTACAAGTATGACCATGCGCACGTCACCGACGAGCGCAGCGAATGGGACTTGCTGAGCTACTTCGCCGGCGTGGACGGCTTTCAGGTCTATGTAAAGGGCAACGAGCTGCACTACGAGCCGGCATTGGACCCGACCACCGCCGACCAGTACGTCATCAAGTGGGTGGATCCTGGCTCGCTGAACTGGCCACAAGCCAACTGCAGCGATGATCTGACCTTTGAGCGCGACCTGACGCTGGCCAAGGGCGTGACCGTGCAGGTGCGGAGCTGGACCAAGGGTAAGGCATACACCGTGTCCTACCCGACGAACACGGCCAAGGGCATCGCACCAGGCCAGTCCACAGCCAAACGGCAGGTGTACAGCGTGGTCCGCAACGGCCTGGACAAGGCGGCAGCCATGCAACTGGCTCAGAAGCTGCACAAGCAGATCACCGACCATGAAATGCGGATGAGCGGCAGCCTTCCGGGGGACAACATCCTGATGCCGAATGTCATCGTCCGAGTGGAAGGAACGAACTCCCCTTTCGATCAACTGTACTACGTCGACTCGGTGCGGCGCTCGATCAGCTTTGAGTCCGGCTACTCCATGAGCCTGACGGCCAAGAACCACAACCCTAACTCGATGATCCTGCCATGAGACAACTGATCGCTGCCATGCAGCAGCAGATGGACCAAGGGGGCACGTTCTCGCGCAGCGGGGTGATCTCCGGATACGACCCGAGCAGCTATGCCGTGAAGGTGGACATCATGCCGGAGGGTTACACCACCGGCTGGATACAGCTGGACGCCCAGGGCGTCGGCAATGGCTGGGGCGTCGCCATCGGCCCGCAGCTGGGCGACGAGGTGACCGTCACTTTCGAGAACGGCGACCCGAAGCTTGGGCGCGTGACTTCACGGCACTTCAATGACGTGAATGTGCCCATTTCTCCCCCTTCCGGGGAGGTGTGGATCCTCCACAAAACGGGGTCACTGCTGAAGTTCCACAACGACGGGACAGTGGAAGTTTTGGCCGAGAGCACCTTGAAATACACAGCCACTCAGCACCATTTCATCGGCCCGGTGCAGATGGACAACACCCTGCAGGTAACCCAGCAAATCACTGGCCAAGG is from Aquitalea aquatilis and encodes:
- a CDS encoding phage tail protein, with product MPIYPAGSLNTAALTAPDLYVQIVPPKTRYINGVATDILGIVGVASWGAVNSPMLIGGPGDASQKIGTQQVRKYDLASAVALSIQLGASNIRAVRVTDGTDVAATSTLKDTAAATGMTLTAYYTGTLGNSLSAVLTAGTANGSWKLTVTLPGVAPEVFDNITGSGLALWQAIVSAVNNGQSGIRGPSQLVVATVGASSVAPQQTSGSQTATFTSGTDGATTITDATLVGVDGVVASARKGMYALRGTGCQTANLVDLTDSTQWPTMLTFGQSEGVYVVTQGPAGASYATVSTSLNTAGCDGYGLKVLVGDWVYWYDQVNGQSRMMAPATFSAAEIAALAPHQSPLNKPLRNAVSTQRVMAQQAYSQAEIGAINTARLDVITNPCPGGNYYGHRSGLNCSSNPTQNGDNYTRMTNFISLTLASSFGGVVGQNQTTDLRRQTKSTMESFLQTLVDQGMIGDPNGGPAFSVQIDKTNNPDSRVALGYMQADVQVKYLSVVRYFLINLEGGQSVTVNVSNNPRS
- a CDS encoding phage late control D family protein; translated protein: MDLNNPVVTPDARHIVGRLLLNGIEVPFVSADVDSNAFYSADTFSAVFALSAMPPGMDLLGWWSDQTSIEVSIAVGILSPNTTDWETLIVGGVDRWTFQPARFEVRVEGRDYTAKLIDAKTSEVFKNLTTSQLATQLAQRHGLTPVVTATQTTVGSIYKYDHAHVTDERSEWDLLSYFAGVDGFQVYVKGNELHYEPALDPTTADQYVIKWVDPGSLNWPQANCSDDLTFERDLTLAKGVTVQVRSWTKGKAYTVSYPTNTAKGIAPGQSTAKRQVYSVVRNGLDKAAAMQLAQKLHKQITDHEMRMSGSLPGDNILMPNVIVRVEGTNSPFDQLYYVDSVRRSISFESGYSMSLTAKNHNPNSMILP
- a CDS encoding phage baseplate assembly protein V, giving the protein MRQLIAAMQQQMDQGGTFSRSGVISGYDPSSYAVKVDIMPEGYTTGWIQLDAQGVGNGWGVAIGPQLGDEVTVTFENGDPKLGRVTSRHFNDVNVPISPPSGEVWILHKTGSLLKFHNDGTVEVLAESTLKYTATQHHFIGPVQMDNTLQVTQQITGQGGMSISGGSGAAMQVTGDMHSTGTITGDTDVIAAGKSGKGHTHHENGAGGNTNPPN